Proteins from a genomic interval of Pseudomonas paeninsulae:
- a CDS encoding PA4575 family protein, which produces MPRSLCLTRQCLGLITRIECVVLPLAGDKGLWTLICAAGLSGAQPSAIKAQGPFCGPVVAEGVLAEIAESLLIQGYEECPELPIWRLHIQAELRRLNGDRYGHPGCFQFQPDS; this is translated from the coding sequence ATGCCGCGCAGCCTCTGTCTCACCCGTCAATGTCTGGGTCTGATTACCCGTATCGAATGCGTGGTATTGCCATTGGCTGGCGATAAGGGCCTCTGGACACTGATCTGTGCCGCCGGCTTGTCCGGCGCCCAACCCTCTGCGATCAAGGCACAAGGCCCATTCTGCGGACCTGTTGTGGCCGAAGGGGTGCTTGCCGAGATTGCCGAAAGCCTGCTCATCCAAGGTTACGAGGAATGCCCCGAGCTGCCGATCTGGCGTCTGCATATCCAGGCCGAGCTGCGCCGTTTGAATGGCGACCGCTACGGCCATCCAGGCTGCTTCCAATTTCAGCCGGATAGCTGA
- a CDS encoding TIGR00645 family protein has protein sequence MERFIENTMYASRWLLAPIYFGLSLAVLSLSIKFFQEVYHILPQIFALSEADLILRLLSLIDMALVGGLLVMVMLSGYENFVSQLNINEGTEKLSWLGKMDSSSLKMKVAASIVAISSIHLLKVFMDAKNYEVEHLKWYVIIHLTFVGSAFAMGYLDKLTKKQAD, from the coding sequence ATGGAACGCTTTATCGAAAACACGATGTACGCCTCGCGCTGGTTGCTGGCGCCAATTTACTTCGGGCTGTCGTTGGCGGTGCTGTCGCTGTCGATCAAGTTCTTTCAAGAGGTCTACCACATCCTGCCGCAGATCTTCGCCCTGAGCGAAGCGGATCTGATCTTGCGTCTGTTGTCGTTGATCGACATGGCCCTAGTTGGCGGCTTGCTGGTCATGGTGATGCTGTCGGGCTATGAGAACTTCGTCTCCCAGTTGAATATCAACGAGGGCACCGAAAAACTCAGCTGGCTGGGCAAGATGGATTCCAGCTCGCTGAAGATGAAGGTGGCGGCCTCAATAGTGGCGATTTCCTCGATTCATCTGCTCAAGGTGTTCATGGATGCCAAGAACTATGAGGTCGAACATCTCAAGTGGTACGTGATCATTCACCTGACTTTCGTCGGATCGGCGTTCGCCATGGGTTATCTGGATAAGCTGACCAAAAAACAAGCGGACTAA